A part of Aegilops tauschii subsp. strangulata cultivar AL8/78 chromosome 2, Aet v6.0, whole genome shotgun sequence genomic DNA contains:
- the LOC141041954 gene encoding autophagy-related protein 18d-like — translation MASTLSSSELADDGAVLVPAPDPLVHVAFNQHGTHFVAATATGFYVFSCHPLERVMRRLGSDGCTFNFNVTSAQLLTRSQLAVATRRPNDVSGAVDDHVIDFWNGMCKPKDARTNTVRSPCGAVGGFRLRGDHMLVAGEGTATLFDGVHWEKEVRRRGRAGSVSVRAHGSGVACLALSRDGRLLATAGSRGTLLRIFSTADGTKLQELRRGTDGADIHCIAFSPDSKWLAVSSDKATVHVFSIDDFNLTSLTPEDDHAGDDLLAAPPVPSFPTPATTNQSSSRMSFLKGYLPTYFSSKWSFAQFRIPNAWTKCSVAFDQRHPNTITIVCMDKRFYHCEFDPVKGGDMVPGVYHENFMDL, via the exons ATGGCGTCTACGTTGTCTTCCTCCGAGCTGGCGGACGACGGAGCAGTCCTAGTCCCCGCTCCCGATCCGCTCGTCCACGTCGCCTTCAACCAGCACGGCACACACTTTGTCGCGGCCACAGCGACCGGCTTCTATGTATTTTCCTGCCACCCTCTCGAGCGTGTCATGCGCCGGCTCGGCTCCGACGGCTGCACGTTCAATTTCAATGTGACCTCTGCCCAGCTTCTCACGCGGTCTCAGCTGGCCGTCGCCACGCGGAGGCCCaacgacgtcagcggcgccgtcGACGACCACGTCATCGACTTCTGGAACGGCATGTGCAAGCCCAAGGACGCCAGGACCAACACCGTCAGGAGCCCGTGCGGCGCCGTCGGCGGCTTCCGCCTGCGGGGCGACCACatgctcgtcgccggcgaggggaCGGCCACGCTGTTCGACGGCGTCCACTGGGAGAAAGAG GTCCGCCGGCGCGGCAGGGCCGGCAGCGTCAGCGTGCGCGCGCACGGCTCGGGCGTGGCGTGCCTCGCGCTGTCCCGCGACGGACGGCTGCTCGCCACCGCTGGCTCCCGGGGCACACTCCTGCGCATCTTCAGCACCGCCGACGGCACCAAGCTGCAAGAG CTAAGGAGAGGCACCGACGGAGCAGACATTCACTGCATTGCCTTCTCCCCAGACTCCAAATGGCTGGCGGTATCCAGCGACAAGGCAACGGTGCACGTCTTCAGCATTGACGACTTCAACCTTACAAGCTTGACGCCTGAGGATGACCATGCCGGCGATGATCTTCTGGCGGCACCACCAGTACCATCTTTTCCTACACCTGCAACAACCAACCAGAGCTCATCACGAATGTCATTCTTGAAAG GCTACCTGCCGACGTATTTCAGTTCAAAGTGGTCGTTTGCTCAGTTCCGGATCCCTAACGCCTGGACCAAGTGCTCGGTGGCGTTCGACCAGAGACACCCCAACACCATTACCATCGTCTGCATGGACAAACG GTTCTACCACTGTGAGTTCGACCCGGTGAAAGGAGGCGACATGGTGCCGGGGGTGTACCACGAGAACTTCATGGACCTGTGA
- the LOC109769621 gene encoding autophagy-related protein 18a-like — MVSSSSSPAASAEADSPIVHVAFSSGASHFVASTATGFHVFSCDESVERVRYKSIADVSDGAEVTSAEMLTWSRLAVVTRETGGAEHEAIYFFDESKKAIRISSDKTPGLEDGDAGRQGHIKNSELVATGPNPLGLCALAVDRRAATFMYALPRPEKGAVQVCRSGQLGSVDVRAHASSLSCIALSRDGRLLATAGSKGTLVRIFSTDDGTMVQELRRGIDRADIHCVAFSLESQWLAVSSDKGTVHVFPVASVNKATEGGGDDSDNMPVTPPAAAAAPATAKQGSSLSFLKGYLPSYFSSEWSLAQVRLREGVDYTVEFWRHHPNTILIAGTDGSFYRCRFDPVNAGEMKELEHERFIKKIKE; from the exons ATGGTGTCTTCGTCGTCGTCCCCCGCGGCCAGCGCCGAAGCCGACTCCCCGATCGTCCACGTCGCCTTCAGCAGCGGTGCCTCCCACTTCGTCGCGTCCACGGCCACCGGGTTCCACGTCTTCTCCTGCGACGAGTCGGTCGAGCGCGTCCGCTACAAGTCCATCGCCGACGTCTCGGACGGCGCCGAGGTGACCTCCGCCGAGATGCTCACGTGGTCGCGCCTGGCCGTCGTGACCCGGGAGACGGGCGGCGCCGAGCACGAGGCGATCTACTTTTTTGACGAGAGCAAGAAGGCGATACGCATCAGCTCGGACAAGACCCCCGGCCTCG AAGATGGCGATGCTGGTCGTCAGGGCCACATCAAGAACTCGGAGCTGGTCGCGACGGGCCCGAACCCGCTGGGGCTGTGCGCGCTGGCGGTTGACCGCCGAGCGGCGACGTTCATGTACGCCCTGCCGCGGCCGGAGAAGGGCGCGGTGCAGGTCTGCCGGAGCGGCCAGCTCGGCAGCGTCGACGTGCGCGCGCACGCGTCGAGCCTGTCGTGCATCGCGCTCTCCCGCGACGGCCGGCTGCTCGCCACGGCCGGCTCCAAGGGCACGCTCGTGCGCATCTTCAGCACCGACGACGGCACCATGGTGCAAGAG CTAAGGAGAGGTATTGACAGAGCAGACATCCACTGCGTCGCCTTCTCGCTGGAATCCCAATGGCTGGCCGTCTCCAGCGACAAGGGGACGGTGCACGTTTTCCCGGTCGCTAGCGTCAACAAGGCGACcgagggcggcggcgacgacaGCGATAACATGCCGGTAACACCaccggcagcggcagcggcaccGGCAACAGCCAAGCAGGGATCGTCGCTATCATTCTTGAAAG GTTACTTGCCGAGCTACTTCAGCTCGGAGTGGTCGCTGGCTCAGGTCCGGCTCCGTGAAGGCGTCGACTACACGGTGGAGTTCTGGCGGCACCACCCCAACACCATCCTCATCGCCGGCACGGACGGAAG CTTCTACCGGTGCCGTTTTGACCCCGTGAACGCGGGCGAGATGAAGGAGCTGGAGCACGAGAGATTCATTAAGAAGATCAAGGAGTGA